The proteins below come from a single Tissierella sp. MB52-C2 genomic window:
- a CDS encoding ATP-NAD kinase family protein, producing the protein MKIIGLIINPIAGMGGRVGLKGTDGIETLNKAIQLGAIKEAPNKAIKALRKLEPIKKELLILTSSSDMGENQCRTLGFNYEIVHKSNNITGFLDTLNAAKIMEERGVDLIIFVGGDGTARDIYNAVENRVVTVGIPAGVKIHSPVYGNTPELAGELALMYLKDSSLHIKEEEVVDIDEEAFRNNQVRTELFGYLKVPYKKEWLQNKKAPTPLGEEESQKAIALDIIDNMVEEVYYIIGPGTTTRAIMDQLILPNSLLGVDIIKNKSIVKLDCNEKDILNILGNGTGKLIITPTGGQGYLLGRGNQQISSKVIEKIKKDNIIIISPNSKIIELKGNPLLIYTDNEALDKSLQGYYRIKIGYGMNIMYKVSVGY; encoded by the coding sequence ATGAAAATCATAGGTCTAATAATTAATCCCATAGCTGGAATGGGTGGTAGAGTTGGACTAAAAGGTACAGATGGTATAGAGACTTTAAATAAGGCCATACAACTGGGGGCTATTAAAGAAGCCCCCAACAAAGCCATAAAAGCATTAAGAAAATTAGAACCAATAAAGAAAGAGTTATTGATCTTAACTTCTTCCTCAGATATGGGTGAAAATCAATGTAGAACTTTAGGCTTTAATTACGAAATAGTACACAAATCAAATAACATAACTGGTTTTTTAGATACATTAAATGCAGCTAAAATAATGGAAGAAAGGGGTGTAGATTTAATTATTTTTGTAGGTGGGGATGGTACTGCAAGGGATATCTATAATGCTGTGGAGAATAGAGTTGTTACAGTAGGAATTCCTGCAGGGGTGAAGATTCACTCTCCTGTCTATGGAAATACACCAGAATTAGCGGGAGAATTAGCTTTAATGTATTTGAAAGATAGTAGCCTTCATATAAAGGAAGAGGAAGTCGTAGATATAGATGAAGAGGCCTTTAGAAATAATCAGGTTAGGACAGAACTCTTTGGATATTTGAAGGTACCTTATAAAAAAGAATGGTTACAAAACAAAAAGGCACCTACTCCTTTAGGGGAAGAGGAGAGCCAAAAGGCAATTGCATTAGACATAATAGATAATATGGTAGAAGAGGTATATTATATAATAGGTCCAGGCACCACTACAAGAGCCATTATGGATCAACTTATTTTGCCTAATTCATTATTAGGTGTAGATATTATTAAGAATAAATCCATAGTTAAGTTGGATTGTAATGAAAAAGATATATTAAATATATTAGGAAATGGCACAGGGAAGTTAATTATCACTCCCACAGGAGGGCAAGGATATCTTTTGGGAAGAGGTAATCAACAAATTAGTTCAAAGGTTATTGAAAAAATAAAAAAAGACAATATCATAATAATTTCTCCAAACTCAAAGATAATTGAATTAAAAGGAAATCCACTATTAATATATACAGATAATGAAGCTCTTGATAAAAGCCTGCAAGGATACTATAGGATTAAAATTGGATATGGAATGAACATAATGTATAAGGTTTCAGTAGGTTACTAA